From the genome of Hippocampus zosterae strain Florida chromosome 8, ASM2543408v3, whole genome shotgun sequence:
TTTATCACTAGCTCCATTCCTCTCACGTCTGGTATAGATCATGAAGCTTAAATTTGTGATATGCTATTTTTGAGCTagcaaatttttggaaagaacatttttaacttGAGTTGGCTTTAAATGAGCTTCAACGGCCGTTTGTTATCAGGGGAAATTAAGCACATCccccaaggggggggggggggaaaggtgAAGATTTTCTTTGAAGGTCACATCACGCAGACCTGAACGCGATATGAGGAAAGCTAATAGAGAAGAAGGCCCGAAGTCAACATGTCCCTGGCATCTGCGTGTGCGATCGTGTGTTTGCAGCTCCCGTCGTATCCGGGGTGGGACAAAGTTTCTCCATCGGGGAGCTCCAAGGCCACCTGGCCTATGATCTCAACCAGGCGCTTCCCCAGCCCGTCAACATGCGGCGCACGCTCGCTAGCGCCTCCTCCAGTGGGTAAGCACGCGCACGCAAACCCGTCAAACGGCCGCAAAGAGCACAACCTGCAACGCAAACTACAACTCCAACGGCCTTCAAGatggtcatttgtctctaaAATGGTTGGAAGTAAAAGTATACTGACAATTGCAGTGacactgccatctactggaATGGATGTGCAATGAGACtgctaaaagcaaaaaaaaaaaaaaacccacggcATATTAAGAAGGACGTTTCGATCCATATGTAGGAGTAAGCGGCACAAGTCGGGCTccatggaggaggaggtgggcagcCCAGGTGGAGAATATTACCACTCGCCGTCCTCTCCGGGCAGCAGCTCCAGAAACTGGACGGATGACATGGAAGGAGGTAACGCCACGACAAAGCCAATCTTTGGCCGCGGTGTGCGTTATTCTCGTCTctcagtgtgcgtgcgtgtgtcaggGGCGTCTCCTCCGGTGAAAAAGGCCGAGCTGGACAGTCCTTCAGCCCAGGAAAACTCACCCAGGCTGGGATCGTTCACGCAACATCATCGGCCCGTCATCGCGGTGCACAGCGGTCAGTGGCCACGGAGCCAACTCGCGCTCCACCTCAAATAGAAACCATGTTGCTAAAAAACGCGTTGTTTTTGCGAGCCTTCGTCTAAATGTCAAAGGAAGCGACACGCTGACAtgcgtttgtgcgtgcgtgcgtgcgtgtgttcagGTCTGTCCCGTCCGCACCCGTCGCCGTCTTTGCACTTTGCGTCCTCATCTTACTTCCCTCACGGAGCGATCCGTTACCCTCCCCACCTAGGCCAGGACCCCCTGAAGGATCTGGTCTCCTTGGCCTGCGACCCCGCCAACCAAAGCTCGGTGAGCGAGCGcttctttttgtcttcttcctTCTGCTGCGTCCTGAGAaactttttgttgtctttccaGCTCAACGGCAGCAACCAGCTCAAAGTGAGCAGCCATTACCTCTCCTCTCAGATGCTGGCCCCCGCCCTGGGGCCGCCCCCGTCCCCCCTGCCCCGGCCCGCCCTGGTCGCCGACGTCAAGCCGCCCAGTAGCTCCTCATCCGAGGGGCCGGCAAACTCGCCCACGTCGCCCAGTAAGTGCTCGGCAGCTCACAAATGCATTTCCGATCcccatttcaaaataagagcctTGAATACACATTTTTCCTGCCCCGATTTCCACACTTGAAACCTTTCCAGCAGTTTTGCTCTTATTTTGGCATTCCTCACTATTGCGCATGGAAACGCGGCTAACCAACGGCGCGGCCATTTGGTTGGTTGGCAATCCTGCTGGCATCGGCATTTGCGTGACCGAGGCCACTTGTAAATCGGCTCCATAGAGTGCGCCAAAGTggactgactgactgatgaTGTCGTCACAACAGCGTACTCGGCCCCCGGGACTCCAGGGACCCCTCCTGCCAGTCGCTCCTCCTTTGTTGGCGTTGCGCCTCGAGACCCAGGTGGACTCTACCAAGCCCAGGTTGGTCCCGATCTTTTTAATTTGCACACAGATACCAGCACGTCGTAGGATTGGACAAAATGGATTTCACCTGCAGGAAGAAGAGATGTCAAGCCgcttctttgtgttctttttctaCTTACTGTCGTTAGAGAGACAAAGCACTGCACCACTCCACAGCGCCCCCTGCCTTCCATAGCAGAAGGATGTGTACATGTGGCC
Proteins encoded in this window:
- the nfic gene encoding nuclear factor 1 C-type isoform X2, which codes for MRREGGWRWAGLDIRSNFLGWRLGSDMDEFHPFIEALLPQVRAFAYTWFNLQARKRKYFKKHEKRMTKEEERVVKEELLGEKAEVKQKWASRLLAKLRKDIRPECREDFVMSVTGKKTACCVLSNPDQKGKMRRIDCLRQADKVWRLDLVMVILFKGIPLESTDGERLVKGRHCANPLLCVQPRHISVSVKELDLYLAYYVHRKEAEEGGSPARTAAASDQEDSRTATMDGPEFQDAFVTSGVFSVTELVQVSRTPVVSGVGQSFSIGELQGHLAYDLNQALPQPVNMRRTLASASSSGSKRHKSGSMEEEVGSPGGEYYHSPSSPGSSSRNWTDDMEGGASPPVKKAELDSPSAQENSPRLGSFTQHHRPVIAVHSGLSRPHPSPSLHFASSSYFPHGAIRYPPHLGQDPLKDLVSLACDPANQSSLNGSNQLKVSSHYLSSQMLAPALGPPPSPLPRPALVADVKPPSSSSSEGPANSPTSPTYSAPGTPGTPPASRSSFVGVAPRDPGGLYQAQSWYLGN
- the nfic gene encoding nuclear factor 1 C-type isoform X1; translation: MRREGGWRWAGLDIRSNFLGWRLGSDMDEFHPFIEALLPQVRAFAYTWFNLQARKRKYFKKHEKRMTKEEERVVKEELLGEKAEVKQKWASRLLAKLRKDIRPECREDFVMSVTGKKTACCVLSNPDQKGKMRRIDCLRQADKVWRLDLVMVILFKGIPLESTDGERLVKGRHCANPLLCVQPRHISVSVKELDLYLAYYVHRKEAEEGGSPARTAAASDQEDSRTATMDGPEFQDAFVTSGVFSVTELVQVSRTPVVSGVGQSFSIGELQGHLAYDLNQALPQPVNMRRTLASASSSGSKRHKSGSMEEEVGSPGGEYYHSPSSPGSSSRNWTDDMEGGASPPVKKAELDSPSAQENSPRLGSFTQHHRPVIAVHSGLSRPHPSPSLHFASSSYFPHGAIRYPPHLGQDPLKDLVSLACDPANQSSVSERFFLSSSFCCVLRNFLLSFQLNGSNQLKVSSHYLSSQMLAPALGPPPSPLPRPALVADVKPPSSSSSEGPANSPTSPTYSAPGTPGTPPASRSSFVGVAPRDPGGLYQAQSWYLGN
- the nfic gene encoding nuclear factor 1 C-type isoform X3 — protein: MTKEEERVVKEELLGEKAEVKQKWASRLLAKLRKDIRPECREDFVMSVTGKKTACCVLSNPDQKGKMRRIDCLRQADKVWRLDLVMVILFKGIPLESTDGERLVKGRHCANPLLCVQPRHISVSVKELDLYLAYYVHRKEAEEGGSPARTAAASDQEDSRTATMDGPEFQDAFVTSGVFSVTELVQVSRTPVVSGVGQSFSIGELQGHLAYDLNQALPQPVNMRRTLASASSSGSKRHKSGSMEEEVGSPGGEYYHSPSSPGSSSRNWTDDMEGGASPPVKKAELDSPSAQENSPRLGSFTQHHRPVIAVHSGLSRPHPSPSLHFASSSYFPHGAIRYPPHLGQDPLKDLVSLACDPANQSSLNGSNQLKVSSHYLSSQMLAPALGPPPSPLPRPALVADVKPPSSSSSEGPANSPTSPTYSAPGTPGTPPASRSSFVGVAPRDPGGLYQAQSWYLGN